The Candidatus Nitrospira nitrificans genomic sequence ACACTGATCCCCAACCTCGGCGTTGTCCGAGTGGGGTCCGATGGAAGCTTCGTCGTGGCCGATATTCCAGGCCTGATCGAAGGCGCCCACGAGGGGAAAGGCCTGGGTGTGCAGTTTCTCCGCCATATCGAACGCACCGCGTTCTTGCTCCACTTGATCGATGTCTCGGAATGGGCCCCTGATGATCCCGTGATCGGATTTGAGACCTTGCGACGGGAACTTGCCGCCTATGACGAAGGGCTCGCGACGCGCCCATTCGCCGTCGTACCGACCAAGATCGATGTGATCGGCACCAGCGACCGGTTTGCCCTGCTGCAGACCTATTGCCGCCTCAACGGCTATCCTTGCTTGCCGATTTCCGCCGCCACGAATCAAGGACTCGCTGACTTGATCGCGTACATCGGGAAACAGGTCGTGCGCGCACGAAAGACACCATGCGAGACAAGCTCTTAGGACAAGCGAGGCGGATCGTCATCAAGATCGGCAGCAGCCTGATCGCTTCGCGCGCGGAAGGTCTGCGCCCTCAGCACATTGAGCGATTGGCTGATGATATCGCGACACTCCGAGCCCAGGGTCGGGAAATCCTGGTGGTCTCTTCCGGCGCTATCGTCTCCGGTATCCGAAAGTTACAGCTGAAGGAGTATCCCAAGAGTCTCCCGGTCAAACAAGCGGCGGCGGCCGTGGGACAGAGCCGGCTCATGTGGGCCTATGAAAAAGCGTTTGAACGCCTCAATATTCAAGTGGCCCAGATTCTGCTGACCCACCAGGATCTCGCGGATCGCCGCCGATTTCTGAATGCTCGCCATACCCTCGCGGCACTCATCGGTTTCGGCATCGTGCCCATCATCAATGAAAACGATACCGTCGCGGTCGATGAAATCAGGGTCGGCGACAACGACACCCTCGCGAGCGAAGTGGCTCATCTGGCCGATGCGGACTTGCTGGTGATTCTTTCCGACGTCGATGGGCTGCACACGGAAGATCCGCGGAAAAACCCGTCGGCCACATTGATTCCGCTGATTACCGAGATGACTCACGATATCGAGCGTCTGGCAGGGGTGTCCAGCACATTTGAAGGGACCGGCGGAATGGCGACGAAACTTCGAGCCGCCAAAAAAGTCGGCGAGTATGGGATTCCGACGTTGGTGCTCAATGGCCAGCAAGCCGGACTCCTCCCCGCGGTCCTTGGCGGCGGACCCGGAGGCAGTCTCTTCCTCGCCAGGGAACGTCGGCTGACCAGCCGTAAACATTGGATCGCCTTTACGCTTCGCCCTCGCGGCCAGGTCCATCTCGATCAGGGGGCGGTGGACGCCTTGACCAAGCGAGGGAAAAGCCTCCTGGCATCCGGCATCCACAAGGTGACGGGATCATTTGAAGCCGGCGATCCGGTCAGTTGTCTCGATACGGACGGAAAGGAATTCGCCAAAGGCCTGGTGAACGTATCATCCGACTTATTAGGCCGGATGAAAGGCTTCAAGACTGCGGATATTCATGAACAGTTCGGACCCCAAGAGTATGAGGAAGTCATTCACCGAGACAACTTGGTTATCCTGTAATAGGACATGGTCGATGGTTCATGTTGAATGAATGACATCAAGATCCGCTGAACCGCATTCATACCTTGAACATTAACCATTAAACATTCAACATTGTTCCATGCGTCTCGGCTTATTGGGTGGAAGCTTCAATCCTATTCATCATGGTCATCTGGCCATTGCCCGGCACGTGCAGGAGCGGCTGCGGCTCTCCCAGGTCCTCTTCATCCCGACCGGCGACCCACCCCATAAGCGGGACGGCGCGCTGGCTTCGGCGAATGTTCGGCTTGAAATGGTCCGGCTGGCGATCGCGGACGACCCGCTGTTCACGGTGTCGGACATCGAGATGCAACGAAAAGGAAAGTCCTATTCGATCGATACCATCCGCGCAGTGCGACAGCAGTATGGCCCCTCCACGGAGCTGTTCTTCATCATCGGTCTCGACGCCTTTCTCGACTTCCCGACATGGAGAGAACCACAAGAGCTCTTACGGATCTGCCGTTTCGTGGTCGTTCCCAGGCCGGGGCAATCTTTTCGGGCATTGGCTGAAATGTCACTGCTCCCCCCACTCGATCCTGAGAGCCTGACAGAGCTGGACACCGGTGCCCTCAACAGGCTCGACATTGCCGTCCCCTCTGCTTCGGGAGTCACGTGTCTGGCCGTTCCGCCCTGTTCAACCTCGGCCTCAGAGATCAGACGGAGAGTTCGGAACGGACTCCCCTTGGTAAATATGTTGCCCCCCCTAGTAGAATCTTATATACTTCGCCATAGCCTTTATCTGGAGGACAGCGATCACACGCGCATCTAAGGCCACCGCCCTAGCCGTAGCCAGGGCCATGCTCGACAAAAAGGCCATCGATGTCCAAGTCCTCCATGTCGCCCCGCTGACGTCAATCGCTGATTACTTGGTCATTGGGTCGGCTGAATCCGACCGACAAACACGCGCGATCGCTGATTCCGTCGCCGATGTCCTCTCGCGCGCGGGTCAACGACCACTGAGTCTCGAAGGCACCACATCGGGCCAATGGGTCTTGATCGATTTCGGCGATGTGGTCGCCCACGTCTTCAGGCAAGACACGCGCTCGCATTATGCCCTTGAGCGTCTGTGGAGCGACGCGCAGCAGATTCCCGTTCCGGACGAAACATCGGCTCCGATAGCCGCCGCAAAGGGGCGGATGATCCAGAAGGCGACTTCACAGAAGATGGTCTAGGCCATGTTCAAGCTGCTGATCACTATTTTCCTCATCAGCGCCGGCGTATTCATTTACAGTTATTTCCGCGAACTGAATCCAGGGACCATCCTCATCCATACCGCGCCCGGCGCGGAGTTTGAGCTCAGCCCCGTCACGCTTGTCGTGATTTCCATGGCCTGTGGGGCGGTGATTGCGACGTTCGTCGTCGGGCTCCAGCAAACGGCGCACTTAATCCTGAATTGGCGAAGCAACCGCCTGATGCGCCGGAGAGAGAAGGTCGACACCCTCCACCGAGACGGAACCCATGCGTTCATGTCCAAACGCACCTTGGACGCGATCACGCTTTTGGAGAAGGCCCTGGCGATCGACCCCAATCGAGTCGATTCCCTTCTATGGCTGGGGAATATCTACCGATCAGAGCGCAACTTCCCGGAAGCGATCCGGCTCCATCAACATGCGCAACGAGTGGACGAACGAAACATCGAGGTGTTGTTGGAATTGGGCAAGGATCTGGAGGACGCCAAACGTTACGAGGAGGCGCTTCAGGCACTTCAGCAAATCCTCAAGATCGAACCCGACAATCTGACCGCGCTCATCAGGAAACGGAATCTCAATATCCGCATGGAGCGGTGGAGCGATGCGCTGGAGATCCAACATCGTTTGCTCAAAGCCAATCTTCCCGCCCCTGAAAAACAAGCTGAAGCGGCTCTGCTCATCGGATGCATGTATGAAGTCGGGCGTCAACTGCTCGAACGCGGACATCCCGATAAAGCTCGGCGATATTTCCGGGGAGCGATTAAGAAGGATCGGAGTTTTCTGCCGGCCTATATCGGAATCGGTGAAATTCTGATCCATGAAGGCAAGACGAAAGATGCCGTCGAAATCTTGAAAAAAGTCTACTCGCGGACGCGCAGCGTGATCATCCTCCACCGGTTGGAGGAGTTGTTTCTGGATCAAGGCGAGCCCAGCGAAATCATTCGGGTCTATCAGGAGGCCTTGCAGCAGGACCCGCAGAATCCCGTGCTCCAGTTCTACCTCGGCAAGCTCTACTATCGGTTGGAAATGGTCGATGAGGCGTTCGATCAGCTGTCGACGATTGAAGGCCCCCAAGATCACCTCTTGGACTATCATAAGATCATGGCCAACCTGTACTTGCGGAAGCAGCATTTTGAAGAAGCCATCGTGGAATTGAAGAAAGCCCTCAGTTTCAAGAAACGCGTGGTCGTCCCCTATATCTGTACCCAGTGCCAGCAGGAATCCGTCGAATGGTCGGGCCGCTGCCGGCGCTGCGCCAAGTGGAATACCCTCACCGCCCTCCCCTGGCTCGAAGCCAGCCAAAGCGCCGTCAGCTCCGCCGGAGAGCCCTCTTCTGTTCCCTCCGTGCCCTACCAAGGCATTGCTTCTCCGTTTGAAACCGTGTAGGTTTCCCGCCAGCGTCTGCCGATCATTTGACCTGGTCGCGTTGTGCAACCTCTCTCTTCGCTTCTAGATATCGGCGGCACGGCAGAGCACCATCGACATCGCCAC encodes the following:
- the proB gene encoding glutamate 5-kinase, whose protein sequence is MRDKLLGQARRIVIKIGSSLIASRAEGLRPQHIERLADDIATLRAQGREILVVSSGAIVSGIRKLQLKEYPKSLPVKQAAAAVGQSRLMWAYEKAFERLNIQVAQILLTHQDLADRRRFLNARHTLAALIGFGIVPIINENDTVAVDEIRVGDNDTLASEVAHLADADLLVILSDVDGLHTEDPRKNPSATLIPLITEMTHDIERLAGVSSTFEGTGGMATKLRAAKKVGEYGIPTLVLNGQQAGLLPAVLGGGPGGSLFLARERRLTSRKHWIAFTLRPRGQVHLDQGAVDALTKRGKSLLASGIHKVTGSFEAGDPVSCLDTDGKEFAKGLVNVSSDLLGRMKGFKTADIHEQFGPQEYEEVIHRDNLVIL
- the nadD gene encoding nicotinate-nucleotide adenylyltransferase gives rise to the protein MRLGLLGGSFNPIHHGHLAIARHVQERLRLSQVLFIPTGDPPHKRDGALASANVRLEMVRLAIADDPLFTVSDIEMQRKGKSYSIDTIRAVRQQYGPSTELFFIIGLDAFLDFPTWREPQELLRICRFVVVPRPGQSFRALAEMSLLPPLDPESLTELDTGALNRLDIAVPSASGVTCLAVPPCSTSASEIRRRVRNGLPLVNMLPPLVESYILRHSLYLEDSDHTRI
- the rsfS gene encoding ribosome silencing factor; its protein translation is MTRASKATALAVARAMLDKKAIDVQVLHVAPLTSIADYLVIGSAESDRQTRAIADSVADVLSRAGQRPLSLEGTTSGQWVLIDFGDVVAHVFRQDTRSHYALERLWSDAQQIPVPDETSAPIAAAKGRMIQKATSQKMV
- a CDS encoding tetratricopeptide repeat protein, coding for MFKLLITIFLISAGVFIYSYFRELNPGTILIHTAPGAEFELSPVTLVVISMACGAVIATFVVGLQQTAHLILNWRSNRLMRRREKVDTLHRDGTHAFMSKRTLDAITLLEKALAIDPNRVDSLLWLGNIYRSERNFPEAIRLHQHAQRVDERNIEVLLELGKDLEDAKRYEEALQALQQILKIEPDNLTALIRKRNLNIRMERWSDALEIQHRLLKANLPAPEKQAEAALLIGCMYEVGRQLLERGHPDKARRYFRGAIKKDRSFLPAYIGIGEILIHEGKTKDAVEILKKVYSRTRSVIILHRLEELFLDQGEPSEIIRVYQEALQQDPQNPVLQFYLGKLYYRLEMVDEAFDQLSTIEGPQDHLLDYHKIMANLYLRKQHFEEAIVELKKALSFKKRVVVPYICTQCQQESVEWSGRCRRCAKWNTLTALPWLEASQSAVSSAGEPSSVPSVPYQGIASPFETV